From the genome of Papaver somniferum cultivar HN1 chromosome 2, ASM357369v1, whole genome shotgun sequence, one region includes:
- the LOC113347085 gene encoding uncharacterized protein LOC113347085: MIHFPTSTQSHYHKHLLFFPNYNHQSLSSNVNPNLIFFPKNQTLIYPSNRKLLLRSSSIKLSSESSDFELPPVDEDDNYDSGTVSSSSIESMSSADSINGVDIEIEEIGKNSRRIRSQIGIDASLETIWGILTDYERLADFIPGLAVSKLLEKGESFARLFQIGQQSLAFGLKFDAKGIVECYEKELETLPFGRRRDIDFKMVEGDFQTFEGKWSIEETYTERYKNSNEAEGVEKDFEKTTTLSYVVDVKPKMWLPVRLVEGRLCREVQLNLSCIREEATKDTVLKTTLPTC, encoded by the exons ATGATTCATTTTCCCACTTCAACTCAATCTCATTATCATAAACATTTACTGTTCTTTCCCAATTATAATCATCAATCTCTCTCGTcaaatgtaaaccctaatttaatcttcttccccaaaaatcaaacACTAATTTATCCATCTAATCGGAAACTCCTCTTAAGATCATCATCAATCAAGTTAAGTTCAGAATCTTCTGATTTTGAGCTCCCTCCTGTCGATGAAGATGATAATTATGATTCAGGAACTGTGagttcttcttcaattgaatccATGTCCTCCGCAGATAGTATTAATGGTGTTGATATTGAAATCGAGGAGATTGGGAAGAATTCCAGGAGAATTCGTTCTCAGATTGGTATTGATGCGTCCCTTGAAACTATTTGGGGTATATTGACTGATTACGAGAGATTAGCTGATTTTATTCCTGGTTTGGCTGTTAGTAAATTGCTCGAAAAGGGTGAGAGTTTTGCTAGACTTTTCCAG ATTGGACAACAGAGCTTGGCATTTGGGCTGAAATTCGATGCCAAAGGAATTGTAGAGTGTTACGAGAAAGAACTTGAGACACTTCCTTTTGGTCGGAGGCGGGATATTGACTTCAAGATGGTTGAGGGTGATTTTCAAACCTTTGAAGGCAAATGGTCCATAGAAGAG ACATACACTGAAAGATACAAAAACAGCAATGAAGCAGAAGGAGTAGAAAAAGACTTTGAGAAgacaacaacactttcttatgtTGTAGACGTGAAGCCAAAGATGTGGTTGCCTGTACGCCTTGTGGAAGGCAGGCTCTGCAGGGAGGTTCAACTGAACCTTTCTTGTATCAGAGAAGAGGCGACGAAAGACACAGTTTTGAAAACTACTCTTCCCACTTGCTAA
- the LOC113347086 gene encoding protein phosphatase 2C 32-like, whose product MGNSTSRVVGCFVPNGNGRGGEVDLDLLEPLDEGLGHSFCYVRQVVFDSPSITPSNSERFTVDSSTLDSETLSGSFRREIVDDPLNLLRPNKNFPETTFKTISGASVSANVSTARTGNQSACFSSDTQEPAASFESTSSFAAIPLQPVPRGSGPLNGFMSGPLERGFASGPLERGGGSMSGPIEKGAFMSGPLDSTDKANFSAPLAYGRKGPGLRHLVRSMSGPMKSALTRTFSRHSMRSGWMQRFFLHPMTQFVWHPKEPKFRPEPPQQQGLDLGPSEEDYRNTRDLQWAHGKAGEDRVHVVLSEEQGWLFVGIYDGFSGPDAPDFLMNHLYKAIDKELEGLLWDFDDTSADIPSNSEFPDGENVEVSECRQEDLESSQLREVPVQGGIEEPVHLGTVKVEVSNHEIVEEKDEVREKAEMHGAKCSDDPGKRSSVSFSEIFPATTEKLGGQGKRSKRLYELLQMDLSDVQGSTSSSEVGNEREGSSNLQPSFDGLYTRKTLPEAQLMSCSENPKGGGSSCSTTDFSLIGNDEGDAGQESKPGISTCTDSVQRHGAKKSVIGSKIRKMYRKQKSLRKKLFPWSYDWHREETHASQRMEEPLGPMRRCKSGLVDHDAVLMAMSRALENTEKAYMDMVETALDRNPELALMGSCVLVMLMKDQDVYAMNLGDSRIILAQDRQSDRHSNPNLAKDDPKHWNRSRESLVRVELDRISEESPIHNQNSLVDKINKSKEISLCRIKMRAIQLTTDHSTSMEEEVLRIKAEHKDDNQSVLNDRVKGQLKVTRAFGAVFLKEPRFNDTLLEMFRIDYIGTAPYLSCIPSVLHHRLCSSDRFLVLSSDGLYQYFSNEEVVSHVAWFIENAPEGDPAQYLIAELLFRAAKKNGMDFHELLDIPNGDRRKYHDDVSVMVVSLEGRIWKSSG is encoded by the exons ATGGGGAATAGTACTTCCCGAGTCGTAGGCTGCTTTGTGCCGAATGGTAATGGTAGAGGTGGGGAAGTTGATTTAGACTTGCTAGAGCCACTAGATGAAGGATTGGGACATTCCTTTTGTTATGTTAGGCAAGTGGTTTTTGACTCACCTTCTATTACCCCATCAAATTCTGAGAGGTTTACAGTAGATTCTAGCACACTTGATTCTGAAACGTTGAGCGGGTCATTTCGACGTGAGATTGTTGATGATCCGCTGAATTTGCTGAGACCTAATAAGAATTTTCCTGAGACTACGTTTAAAACCATCTCGGGAGCTTCAGTCAGTGCCAATGTCTCGACAGCTCGGACTGGAAACCAGAGTGCATGTTTTTCTAGTGATACCCAAGAACCTGCTGCATCGTTTGAGAGTACGTCTTCATTTGCTGCAATCCCATTGCAACCTGTGCCTCGTGGGTCTGGACCTTTGAATGGGTTCATGTCGGGACCTTTGGAGAGAGGATTTGCTTCTGGTCCATTGGAAAGGGGAGGGGGGTCAATGTCAGGGCCAATTGAAAAAGGGGCTTTTATGTCAGGTCCTCTTGATAGTACAGATAAAGCTAACTTCTCGGCTCCGTTAGCATACGGTCGTAAAGGACCAGGTCTTAGGCATCTTGTAAGGAGCATGAGTGGGCCGATGAAGAGCGCCCTGACTAGGACATTCTCAAGACATTCCATGAGGTCTGGTTGGATGCAGCGATTTTTTTTGCATCCGATGACTCAGTTTGTTTGGCATCCAAAGGAACCAAAATTCCGCCCTGAACCCCCACAGCAGCAGGGTCTTGATTTGGGTCCATCCGAGGAGGATTATAGGAATACGCGGGACTTGCAGTGGGCGCATGGCAAGGCTGGAGAAGATAGAGTTCACGTAGTGTTGTCTGAGGAACAGGGATGGCTATTTGTTGGAATATATGATGGATTTAGCGGTCCAGATGCACCTGATTTTCTCATGAACCATCTCTACAAGGCAATTGACAAAGAGTTAGAAGGATTACTTTGGGATTTTGATGATACATCTGCAGATATTCCATCTAACTCTGAATTCCCTGATGGTGAAAATGTTGAGGTATCAGAATGCAGACAGGAGGACCTTGAGAGTTCTCAGCTAAGGGAAGTGCCAGTTCAAGGTGGTATAGAAGAACCAGTTCATCTTGGAACCGTGAAGGTTGAAGTATCCAACCATGAGATAGTTGAGGAAAAAGATGAAGTCAGGGAGAAAGCCGAAATGCATGGGGCAAAATGCAGTGACGATCCTGGAAAAAGATCGAGTGTCTCGTTCTCAGAAATTTTTCCTGCTACAACTGAGAAACTGGGGGGCCAAGGAAAGAGAAGCAAAAGACTTTATGAGCTACTTCAGATGGATCTTTCAGATGTACAAGGTTCTACCTCATCATCAGAAGTTGGTAACGAAAGAGAAGGTTCGTCGAATTTGCAGCCAAGTTTTGATGGTTTGTATACAAGAAAAACCTTACCAGAAGCGCAGCTTATGTCGTGCTCCGAGAATCCTAAAGGGGGTGGTTCTAGCTGCTCAACTACAGATTTTAGTCTTATTGGCAATGATGAAGGAGATGCTGGGCAAGAGTCAAAACCAGGTATTTCAACTTGTACTGATTCAGTCCAAAGGCACGGTGCAAAAAAGTCAGTGATTGGATCCAAAATTAGGAAGATGTATAGAAAACAGAAGTCCTTGCGTAAAAAGCTGTTCCCTTGGAGTTATGATTGGCACAGAGAAGAAACACATGCCAGTCAAAGAATGGAGGAGCCACTGGGGCCGATGAGAAGATGCAAGTCGGGATTGGTCGACCATGATGCAGTCCTGATGGCAATGAGTCGAGCTCTTGAAAATACCGAGAAGGCTTATATGGATATGGTTGAAACAGCGCTTGACCGAAATCCAGAGCTTGCTCTTATGGGCTCATGTGTTTTAGTGATGTTGATGAAGGATCAAGATGTGTATGCCATGAATCTCGGCGACAGCCGTATTATCTTGGCACAAGATAGGCAGAGTGATCGTCACTCAAATCCAAATCTTGCAAAGGATGATCCAAAGCACTGGAATCGGTCTAGGGAGTCACTTGTGCGTGTCGAGCTGGACAGAATATCAGAGGAATCTCCAATTCATAATCAAAACAGCTTGGTTGACAAGATCAACAAGAGCAAAGAGATCTCACTGTGTCGAATAAAGATGAGGGCAATTCAGCTTACCACTGATCATAGCACAAGTATGGAGGAg GAGGTTTTGAGGATTAAAGCAGAACATAAGGATGATAACCAATCTGTATTAAATGATAGAGTGAAGGGGCAGTTGAAGGTCACTAGAGCCTTTGGTGCTGTGTTTCTCAAGGAG CCAAGATTCAACGACACTTTGCTAGAGATGTTTCGAATAGATTACATAGGGACTGCACCTTACCTCAGTTGCATCCCATCTGTCCTTCATCACAGGCTTTGCTCAAGTGACCGTTTCCTAGTCCTCTCCTCTGATGGTCTCTATCAGTACTTCAGCAACGAAGAGGTGGTTTCCCATGTTGCATGGTTCATTGAAAATGCACCTGAAGGTGATCCTGCACAGTATCTTATCGCCGAGCTTCTGTTTCGCGCTGCCAAAAAAAATG GTATGGATTTTCACGAGTTGCTTGATATTCCAAATGGTGATCGCCGTAAATACCATGATGATGTTTCAGTTATGGTGGTTTCCCTCGAAGGGAGAATTTGGAAATCATCTGGTTAA